From Xiphophorus couchianus chromosome 23, X_couchianus-1.0, whole genome shotgun sequence, one genomic window encodes:
- the p2ry10 gene encoding putative P2Y purinoceptor 10, with protein sequence MTVNETGPTEGFSGNLSHPSCNHDLSCWEQTMDKMYTYFYLLLFVPGLFLNTTALWVLCKHFSKKTKAVIFMINLALADLVHVLSLPLRIYYYFTHSWPFGKGICLLCFYLKYLNMYAAIFFLVCISLQRYRFLLKPFTARRWRRRYDLLISVAVWVFVAVGCLPFILMRSSESGNTNESLPHHSSTPAKPLSMACSPNASTTSSNGSCFKDLPTRKISVPLAVSLISMCELFGFLLPLVCISYCSIRIAWSLNHSQPQDRQDSAAPGPSMRSRLQSFTSNGHADKSHEKPANSSEKRRALRMVLSCSALFLLCFAPYHINFVLYLMVSQRYVVRCATVLAVKQFHPISLCLASMSCCLNPLLYYFLNAEFRMHLRRTSSFTNSILSSLSSPRDCPTQAKLLRMESICSERD encoded by the exons ATGACTGTGAATGAAACTGGACCCACAGAGGGGTTCTCAGGCAACCTCTCCCACCCGTCCTGCAACCATGACTTGTCCTGCTGGGAGCAGACGATGGACAAGATGTACACCTACTTCTACCTGCTGCTCTTCGTCCCTGGCCTCTTCCTCAACACCACCGCTCTCTGGGTCCTCTGCAAACACTTCAG TAAGAAGACCAAAGCGGTGATATTCATGATAAACCTGGCCTTGGCAGACCTGGTCCACGTCCTCTCTCTGCCCCTACGGATCTATTACTACTTCACACACTCCTGGCCCTTCGGAAAAGGCATCTGCTTGCTCTGCTTTTATCTCAAATACCTGAACATGTACGCCGCAATCTTTTTCCTG GTGTGCATCAGCTTGCAAAGATACAGGTTCCTGCTCAAGCCGTTCACCGCCCGCCGCTGGAGGCGTCGCTACGACCTGCTCATCAGCGTGGCGGTGTGGGTGTTTGTCGCTGTCGGTTGCTTGCCTTTCATTCTGATGCGGAGCAGCGAGAGCGGCAACACCAACGAGAGCCTCCCCCATCACTCCTCCACCCCCGCCAAGCCGTTGAGCATGGCGTGCAGTCCAAACGCCAGTACCACATCCAGCAACGGCAGCTGCTTCAAAGACCTGCCCACGCGGAAGATCTCCGTCCCGCTGGCTGTCAGCCTGATCAGCATGTGCGAGCTGTTTGGATTCCTGCTCCCTCTCGTCTGCATCAGCTACTGCTCCATCCGCATAGCCTGGTCCCTCAACCACAGCCAGCCCCAGGACCGGCAGGACTCCGCCGCTCCCGGCCCCTCGATGCGCAGCAGACTCCAGTCCTTCACTTCCAACGGCCACGCAGACAAAAGCCACGAAAAGCCCGCCAACAGCAGCGAGAAGCGGCGGGCCCTGCGGATGGTCCTGAGCTGCTCGGCTCTTTTCCTGCTCTGCTTCGCCCCGTACCACATCAACTTTGTGCTCTACCTGATGGTCTCGCAGAGGTATGTCGTACGCTGCGCCACCGTGCTGGCCGTCAAACAGTTTCACCCCATTTCCCTCTGCTTGGCGAGCATGAGCTGCTGCCTGAACCCTCTCCTGTATTACTTCCTGAACGCCGAATTCAGAATGCACCTCAGGCGCACCTCGTCCTTCACCAACTCGATCCTGTCCTCGCTGAGCTCCCCGAGAGACTGTCCGACGCAAGCCAAGCTGCTgaggatggagagcatctgttcCGAGAGGGATTAG